The following proteins come from a genomic window of Paramisgurnus dabryanus chromosome 19, PD_genome_1.1, whole genome shotgun sequence:
- the nfyc gene encoding nuclear transcription factor Y subunit gamma isoform X1, with protein MSADSFGAGGSDAQQSLQSFWPRVMEEIRNLTVKDFRVQELPLARIKKIMKLDEDVKMISAEAPVLFAKAAQIFITELTLRAWIHTEDNKRRTLQRNDIAMAITKFDQFDFLIDIVPRDDLKPPKRQEDVRQSVAPTEPVQYYFTLAQQPSAVQVQGQQQGQQVAAPTATTLQPGQIIIAQPQQGQVLQGTTMQQLQQVQVAQSQATPITSAPVTMQVGEGQQVQIVQAAAQGQAQAQAQAAQPAGQTMQVMQQIITNTGEIQQIPVQLNTGQLQYIRLAQPVSGTQVVQGQIQTLATNAQQITQTEVQQGQQQFNQFTDGQQLYQIQQVTMPAGQELTQPMFIQSTSQTADGQVTAQVSAD; from the exons ATGTCAGCAGACTCTTTTGGAGCCGGGGGTAGTGATGCCCAGCAGAGTCTACAGTCCTTTTGGCCCAGGGTCATGGAGGAAATCAGGAATCTTACCGTG AAGGATTTCCGTGTGCAAGAGCTTCCTCTTGCTCGCATCAAGAAAATTATGAAACTGGATGAGGATGTGAAG ATGATCAGTGCCGAGGCGCCCGTGCTGTTTGCCAAAGCAGCACAGATCTTCATAACTGAGCTCACTCTCAGAGCCTGGATCCATACTGAGGACAACAAGCGTCGTACACTACAG AGGAACGACATCGCCATGGCCATCACTAAGTTTGACCAGTTCGACTTCCTCATCGATATTGTCCCACGGGATGACCTCAAGCCTCCAAAACGACAG GAGGACGTGCGACAATCTGTTGCCCCGACCGAGCCGGTCCAGTATTACTTCACTCTGGCACAGCAGCCCAGCGCTGTTCAGGTCCAAGGTCAGCAGCAGGGCCAGCAGGTGGCCGCTCCCACCGCCACCACACTACAGCCGGGGCAGATTATCATCGCTCAGCCCCAGCAAGGCCAG GTATTGCAGGGAACCACCATGCAGCAGCTGCAGCAGGTGCAGGTCGCTCAATCACAGGCGACCCCTATCACG aGCGCTCCGGTGACCATGCAGGTGGGCGAGGGCCAGCAGGTGCAAATTGTGCAGGCGGCTGCACAGGGGCAGGCGCAGGCTCAGGCACAGGCTGCACAGCCAGCTGGACAGACTATGCAGGTCATGCAGCAGATCATCACCAACACAGGAGAGATTCAGCAGATTCCA GTGCAGCTTAACACTGGCCAGCTGCAGTACATTCGCTTGGCTCAGCCAGTCTCAGGAACACAGGTTGTTCAAGGACAAATACAGACTCTTGCAACAAATGCTCAGCAG ATAACACAGACAGAAGTACAACAGGGTCAACAACAGTTCAACCAGTTTACTGATGGGCAG CAGCTGTATCAGATCCAGCAGGTGACGATGCCTGCGGGGCAGGAGCTGACCCAGCCCATGTTTATTCAGTCCACCAGCCAGACAGCTGACGGGCAGGTCACTGCGCAGGTCAGCGCAGACTGA
- the nfyc gene encoding nuclear transcription factor Y subunit gamma isoform X2, translated as MSADSFGAGGSDAQQSLQSFWPRVMEEIRNLTVDFRVQELPLARIKKIMKLDEDVKMISAEAPVLFAKAAQIFITELTLRAWIHTEDNKRRTLQRNDIAMAITKFDQFDFLIDIVPRDDLKPPKRQEDVRQSVAPTEPVQYYFTLAQQPSAVQVQGQQQGQQVAAPTATTLQPGQIIIAQPQQGQVLQGTTMQQLQQVQVAQSQATPITSAPVTMQVGEGQQVQIVQAAAQGQAQAQAQAAQPAGQTMQVMQQIITNTGEIQQIPVQLNTGQLQYIRLAQPVSGTQVVQGQIQTLATNAQQITQTEVQQGQQQFNQFTDGQQLYQIQQVTMPAGQELTQPMFIQSTSQTADGQVTAQVSAD; from the exons ATGTCAGCAGACTCTTTTGGAGCCGGGGGTAGTGATGCCCAGCAGAGTCTACAGTCCTTTTGGCCCAGGGTCATGGAGGAAATCAGGAATCTTACCGTG GATTTCCGTGTGCAAGAGCTTCCTCTTGCTCGCATCAAGAAAATTATGAAACTGGATGAGGATGTGAAG ATGATCAGTGCCGAGGCGCCCGTGCTGTTTGCCAAAGCAGCACAGATCTTCATAACTGAGCTCACTCTCAGAGCCTGGATCCATACTGAGGACAACAAGCGTCGTACACTACAG AGGAACGACATCGCCATGGCCATCACTAAGTTTGACCAGTTCGACTTCCTCATCGATATTGTCCCACGGGATGACCTCAAGCCTCCAAAACGACAG GAGGACGTGCGACAATCTGTTGCCCCGACCGAGCCGGTCCAGTATTACTTCACTCTGGCACAGCAGCCCAGCGCTGTTCAGGTCCAAGGTCAGCAGCAGGGCCAGCAGGTGGCCGCTCCCACCGCCACCACACTACAGCCGGGGCAGATTATCATCGCTCAGCCCCAGCAAGGCCAG GTATTGCAGGGAACCACCATGCAGCAGCTGCAGCAGGTGCAGGTCGCTCAATCACAGGCGACCCCTATCACG aGCGCTCCGGTGACCATGCAGGTGGGCGAGGGCCAGCAGGTGCAAATTGTGCAGGCGGCTGCACAGGGGCAGGCGCAGGCTCAGGCACAGGCTGCACAGCCAGCTGGACAGACTATGCAGGTCATGCAGCAGATCATCACCAACACAGGAGAGATTCAGCAGATTCCA GTGCAGCTTAACACTGGCCAGCTGCAGTACATTCGCTTGGCTCAGCCAGTCTCAGGAACACAGGTTGTTCAAGGACAAATACAGACTCTTGCAACAAATGCTCAGCAG ATAACACAGACAGAAGTACAACAGGGTCAACAACAGTTCAACCAGTTTACTGATGGGCAG CAGCTGTATCAGATCCAGCAGGTGACGATGCCTGCGGGGCAGGAGCTGACCCAGCCCATGTTTATTCAGTCCACCAGCCAGACAGCTGACGGGCAGGTCACTGCGCAGGTCAGCGCAGACTGA
- the nfyc gene encoding nuclear transcription factor Y subunit gamma isoform X3, protein MSADSFGAGGSDAQQSLQSFWPRVMEEIRNLTVKDFRVQELPLARIKKIMKLDEDVKMISAEAPVLFAKAAQIFITELTLRAWIHTEDNKRRTLQRNDIAMAITKFDQFDFLIDIVPRDDLKPPKRQEDVRQSVAPTEPVQYYFTLAQQPSAVQVQGQQQGQQVAAPTATTLQPGQIIIAQPQQGQSAPVTMQVGEGQQVQIVQAAAQGQAQAQAQAAQPAGQTMQVMQQIITNTGEIQQIPVQLNTGQLQYIRLAQPVSGTQVVQGQIQTLATNAQQITQTEVQQGQQQFNQFTDGQQLYQIQQVTMPAGQELTQPMFIQSTSQTADGQVTAQVSAD, encoded by the exons ATGTCAGCAGACTCTTTTGGAGCCGGGGGTAGTGATGCCCAGCAGAGTCTACAGTCCTTTTGGCCCAGGGTCATGGAGGAAATCAGGAATCTTACCGTG AAGGATTTCCGTGTGCAAGAGCTTCCTCTTGCTCGCATCAAGAAAATTATGAAACTGGATGAGGATGTGAAG ATGATCAGTGCCGAGGCGCCCGTGCTGTTTGCCAAAGCAGCACAGATCTTCATAACTGAGCTCACTCTCAGAGCCTGGATCCATACTGAGGACAACAAGCGTCGTACACTACAG AGGAACGACATCGCCATGGCCATCACTAAGTTTGACCAGTTCGACTTCCTCATCGATATTGTCCCACGGGATGACCTCAAGCCTCCAAAACGACAG GAGGACGTGCGACAATCTGTTGCCCCGACCGAGCCGGTCCAGTATTACTTCACTCTGGCACAGCAGCCCAGCGCTGTTCAGGTCCAAGGTCAGCAGCAGGGCCAGCAGGTGGCCGCTCCCACCGCCACCACACTACAGCCGGGGCAGATTATCATCGCTCAGCCCCAGCAAGGCCAG aGCGCTCCGGTGACCATGCAGGTGGGCGAGGGCCAGCAGGTGCAAATTGTGCAGGCGGCTGCACAGGGGCAGGCGCAGGCTCAGGCACAGGCTGCACAGCCAGCTGGACAGACTATGCAGGTCATGCAGCAGATCATCACCAACACAGGAGAGATTCAGCAGATTCCA GTGCAGCTTAACACTGGCCAGCTGCAGTACATTCGCTTGGCTCAGCCAGTCTCAGGAACACAGGTTGTTCAAGGACAAATACAGACTCTTGCAACAAATGCTCAGCAG ATAACACAGACAGAAGTACAACAGGGTCAACAACAGTTCAACCAGTTTACTGATGGGCAG CAGCTGTATCAGATCCAGCAGGTGACGATGCCTGCGGGGCAGGAGCTGACCCAGCCCATGTTTATTCAGTCCACCAGCCAGACAGCTGACGGGCAGGTCACTGCGCAGGTCAGCGCAGACTGA
- the nfyc gene encoding nuclear transcription factor Y subunit gamma isoform X4 — MSADSFGAGGSDAQQSLQSFWPRVMEEIRNLTVDFRVQELPLARIKKIMKLDEDVKMISAEAPVLFAKAAQIFITELTLRAWIHTEDNKRRTLQRNDIAMAITKFDQFDFLIDIVPRDDLKPPKRQEDVRQSVAPTEPVQYYFTLAQQPSAVQVQGQQQGQQVAAPTATTLQPGQIIIAQPQQGQSAPVTMQVGEGQQVQIVQAAAQGQAQAQAQAAQPAGQTMQVMQQIITNTGEIQQIPVQLNTGQLQYIRLAQPVSGTQVVQGQIQTLATNAQQITQTEVQQGQQQFNQFTDGQQLYQIQQVTMPAGQELTQPMFIQSTSQTADGQVTAQVSAD, encoded by the exons ATGTCAGCAGACTCTTTTGGAGCCGGGGGTAGTGATGCCCAGCAGAGTCTACAGTCCTTTTGGCCCAGGGTCATGGAGGAAATCAGGAATCTTACCGTG GATTTCCGTGTGCAAGAGCTTCCTCTTGCTCGCATCAAGAAAATTATGAAACTGGATGAGGATGTGAAG ATGATCAGTGCCGAGGCGCCCGTGCTGTTTGCCAAAGCAGCACAGATCTTCATAACTGAGCTCACTCTCAGAGCCTGGATCCATACTGAGGACAACAAGCGTCGTACACTACAG AGGAACGACATCGCCATGGCCATCACTAAGTTTGACCAGTTCGACTTCCTCATCGATATTGTCCCACGGGATGACCTCAAGCCTCCAAAACGACAG GAGGACGTGCGACAATCTGTTGCCCCGACCGAGCCGGTCCAGTATTACTTCACTCTGGCACAGCAGCCCAGCGCTGTTCAGGTCCAAGGTCAGCAGCAGGGCCAGCAGGTGGCCGCTCCCACCGCCACCACACTACAGCCGGGGCAGATTATCATCGCTCAGCCCCAGCAAGGCCAG aGCGCTCCGGTGACCATGCAGGTGGGCGAGGGCCAGCAGGTGCAAATTGTGCAGGCGGCTGCACAGGGGCAGGCGCAGGCTCAGGCACAGGCTGCACAGCCAGCTGGACAGACTATGCAGGTCATGCAGCAGATCATCACCAACACAGGAGAGATTCAGCAGATTCCA GTGCAGCTTAACACTGGCCAGCTGCAGTACATTCGCTTGGCTCAGCCAGTCTCAGGAACACAGGTTGTTCAAGGACAAATACAGACTCTTGCAACAAATGCTCAGCAG ATAACACAGACAGAAGTACAACAGGGTCAACAACAGTTCAACCAGTTTACTGATGGGCAG CAGCTGTATCAGATCCAGCAGGTGACGATGCCTGCGGGGCAGGAGCTGACCCAGCCCATGTTTATTCAGTCCACCAGCCAGACAGCTGACGGGCAGGTCACTGCGCAGGTCAGCGCAGACTGA